The following proteins are encoded in a genomic region of Mycolicibacterium rutilum:
- a CDS encoding glycine betaine ABC transporter substrate-binding protein, protein MNRRLIAVALACVLTLTGCGLGAGSTVPLNVGPGSITPNPGLEGVRITVGSKEYTEQVILGYILEYTLSAAGADVRDLTGIVGSRSTREAQLSGQVDVAYEFTGNAWINYLGHEKPIPDSRAQFDAVRDEDLARNDMVWLEPGPMDDTYALAASRAVVERTGVRTLSDYAELVKTNPAAARTCVDTEFRARQDGYPGMAAAYGFDPARAQTPVLQVGIIYQATADATQCDFGEVFTTDGRIAALDLVVLTDDKQFFAHYNPSVTMKRAFFEAHPQIAEVTAPVTAALTNDAIIELNKQVDVEGRDPSVVARDWMVAQGFVTAQ, encoded by the coding sequence ATGAACCGCCGGCTGATCGCCGTCGCGCTGGCCTGCGTGCTGACGCTGACCGGGTGCGGGCTCGGCGCGGGCAGCACCGTCCCGTTGAACGTGGGCCCCGGCTCGATCACGCCGAATCCCGGTCTCGAAGGCGTGCGAATCACGGTGGGCTCCAAGGAGTACACCGAGCAGGTGATCCTCGGCTACATCCTCGAGTACACGCTGTCGGCGGCCGGTGCCGACGTGCGCGACCTGACCGGCATCGTCGGATCGCGCAGCACCCGCGAGGCGCAGCTGTCGGGCCAGGTCGACGTCGCCTACGAGTTCACCGGCAACGCGTGGATCAACTACCTCGGCCACGAGAAGCCGATCCCCGACAGCCGTGCGCAATTCGACGCGGTGCGCGACGAGGACCTGGCGCGCAACGACATGGTGTGGCTGGAGCCCGGCCCGATGGACGACACCTACGCGCTGGCCGCCAGTCGCGCGGTGGTCGAGCGCACCGGGGTGCGCACGCTGTCGGACTATGCCGAACTGGTCAAGACCAACCCGGCCGCCGCCCGCACGTGCGTCGACACCGAATTCCGTGCGCGCCAGGACGGTTACCCGGGGATGGCGGCGGCGTACGGTTTCGACCCCGCGCGGGCGCAGACGCCGGTGCTGCAGGTCGGGATCATCTACCAGGCCACCGCCGACGCGACGCAGTGCGACTTCGGCGAGGTGTTCACCACCGACGGACGCATCGCGGCGCTCGACCTCGTCGTGCTCACCGACGACAAGCAGTTCTTCGCGCACTACAACCCGTCGGTCACGATGAAACGTGCCTTCTTCGAGGCACATCCGCAGATCGCCGAAGTGACCGCCCCGGTCACGGCCGCGCTGACCAACGACGCGATCATCGAGCTCAACAAGCAGGTCGACGTCGAAGGGCGTGACCCCAGCGTGGTGGCCCGCGACTGGATGGTCGCGCAGGGTTTCGTCACGGCGCAGTAG